A genomic window from Quercus lobata isolate SW786 chromosome 10, ValleyOak3.0 Primary Assembly, whole genome shotgun sequence includes:
- the LOC115963470 gene encoding ankyrin repeat-containing protein BDA1-like, whose protein sequence is MDERIVRMKQVAEKGNIDGFYNLIQEDVKYLEYIDEFPFVDTPLHTAASAGNIPVAMEIMRLKPSFARKPNPNGFSPIDLALQNGHSEMVHQLLHVDQDLVRVRGRGNMTPLHHAAKRNDQLDLLNEFMSICPDSITDVTAQNETVLHIALKNDSIESFKTLVGWLASNWSQNALDYERKILNWKDEKGNTVLHIAISKNQTQAVRHLFAWSSEVDVKIKNKEDKIAWDILQTQTQTSNSEMRKMLIRVGASKGSSITPDSSYAYYLRPPKCRRLEKIRTKYARQMTTISDSKRNALLVVATLLITVTYQAALNPPGGLKPDKDSDDAPYAISSWVSNSQARGPSQVNGATGQAYMISIANLVNTIPFSVFLFANSVTFLISNSVTILLIPDGYIGWMLSGTQAFLWACYIVSFEAITGYPWSWIILVSIVTVLYLILLHAFSVWTRIRRRRHGQGPCGLPNPLQGKKKSQAWRLELRVESSPTLQH, encoded by the exons ATGGATGAGAGAATTGTAAGGATGAAGCAAGTTGCTGAAAAAGGAAATATTGATGGCTTTTACAACTTAATTCAGGAGGATGTGAAATATTTAGAGTACATCGATGAGTTTCCATTTGTTGATACTCCTTTACACACAGCTGCATCTGCAGGGAACATCCCCGTTGCTATGGAGATAATGAGATTAAAGCCCTCATTTGCTAGGAAACCAAATCCAAATGGGTTTAGCCCCATTGACCTTGCTCTACAAAATGGGCATTCCGAGATGGTGCATCAGCTTCTACATGTTGATCAAGACCTTGTCCGTGTTAGAGGCAGGGGGAATATGACTCCTTTGCATCATGCAGCAAAAAGAAATGATCAACTTGATCTATTGAATGAATTTATGTCAATCTGTCCAGATTCTATTACAGATGTGACAGCACAAAATGAGACTGTTTTACATATTGCACTTAAAAATGACAGTATCGAGTCTTTTAAAACCTTGGTGGGATGGCTCGCCAGCAATTGGTCCCAAAATGCCTTAGATTATGAGAGGAAAATCTTGAACTGGAAGGATGAGAAAGGCAACACCGTGCTGCACATTGCAATATCCAAAAATCAAACTCAG GCTGTGAGGCACTTGTTCGCTTGGAGTAGTGAGGTTGAtgtaaaaattaagaataaagaGGATAAAATAGCATGGGACATCTtgcaaacacaaacacaaacaagcaACAGCGAGATGAGGAAGATGCTAATCCGTGTCGGAGCTTCAAAGGGTTCATCTATTACTCCAGATAGTTCTTATGCATATTACCTAAGGCCACCCAAATGCAGACGTCTTGAAAAAATTCGAACCAAGTATGCTCGTCAAATGACGACAATATCAGACTCTAAGCGCAATGCGCTTCTGGTGGTTGCTACACTGCTTATAACAGTCACCTATCAAGCAGCACTCAACCCTCCTGGAGGACTTAAACCAGATAAGGATTCTGATGACGCCCCTTACGCTATATCTTCATGGGTTAGTAATAGTCAGGCTCGTGGACCTAGTCAGGTTAATGGAGCTACTGGTCAGGCTTATATGATATCTATAGCCAATCTTGTGAACACAATCCCCTTTTCGGTGTTCTTGTTTGCTAATTCTGTGACATTTCTTATCTCAAACTCAGTAACTATTCTCCTCATTCCAGACGGGTACATTGGTTGGATGTTATCTGGAACTCAAGCCTTCCTCTGGGCTTGCTATATTGTGTCCTTCGAGGCCATAACCGGCTATCCATGGTCTTGGATTATTCTAGTTTCTATTGTTACAGTGCTTTATCTGATCCTACTACATGCCTTTTCTGTTTGGACAAGAATAAGAAGAAGGCGTCATGGTCAAGGCCCATGTGGTTTGCCGAATCCtttacagggaaaaaaaaaaagccaagcTTGGAGGCTGGAGTTGCGTGTAGAGTCATCACCAACTCTACAGCATTAG